A genomic region of Fusarium falciforme chromosome 4, complete sequence contains the following coding sequences:
- a CDS encoding F-box domain-containing protein, with protein sequence MSFSQVPDEIIQHLLYYISPEDTLASFQLISHRLRRLANEPLLWRYHCQSNFKFWHPEHRFHQRLRDRAPATPWKKLFIIRKCRNAQINRLLDEILATKVGRLRRFEKVCRLGYDAKDFLLEQCDADDSIDDHLARRYYSGALLDSIHRSLAVEEWHKIQMASVDPGTHPSGFDLERVLGAFDLFVLHDQPGDIDDIGRILDSKAAEFRNSRPDIDVLTTRQKALALNRWLRINNLTGLQHPERYRNLRNCLIGQALRHEDHDSIPIISSAIFCCIARRLGLHAECCAFPTHVHAIVFAEQGKTLEGAPVSQPNVPLERMYLDPYGSSEEVPMADLQAMLARLGWQTSTDVFLAPVSPIAIATRTARNIRATAARVMEARDQADPGLTQLITGNDSTNIDAALYSALWASLLLTPADAFEWDEALEPFLNRFAKSWCEDAWLVEKYIFPRYDRFGPFRERFMRNNPRRWDNPREVLGLIDELDELAPPVLRRNGGRKQPVLYKIGQVFKHRRYGWIGAVNGWTDQGTRRLPMPHTVAIDETLDDNSDTELPNLVRPRNRTFYTCVRTSGPERHVVAEDNIVLIQDPNEVPKSLFPQAGKFFKRFDADTCSFVSNITEQYPDD encoded by the exons ATGTCTTTTTCGCAAGTCCCAGATGAAATAATACAGCATCTGCTCTATTACATTTCACCCGAAGATACCCTCGCCAGTTTTCAGCTCATCTCGCATCGTCTGAGGCGGCTGGCCAATGAGCCTCTTCTATGGAGATATCATTGCCAGAGCAACTTCAAATTCTGGCACCCAGAGCATCGCTTCCATCAGCGGCTCAGGGATAGGGCGCCCGCTACCCCGTGGAAGAAGCTGTTCATCATTCGCAAGTGTCGAAATGCTCAGATTAACCGTCTTTTGGATGAGATCCTCGCCACCAAAGTTGGCCGGCTAAGGAGATTCGAGAAAGTCTGCAGACTTGGCTATGACGCCAAAGACTTTCTGCTAGAGCAGTGCGACGCGGATGATTCCATTGATGATCATCTGGCGCGACG ATACTACAGCGGAGCGCTCTTGGATAGCATCCATAGAAGCCTCGCTGTTGAGGAATGGCACAAAATACAAATGGCAAGTGTAGATCCTGGTACCCATCCTTCGGGCTTCGATCTCGAACGAGTACTAGGTGCCTTTGATTTATTTGTGCTGCATGACCAGCCAGGCGATATTGACGAT ATTGGCCGCATCCTTGATTCCAAGGCTGCCGAATTCCGCAACAGTAGGCCAGATATTGATGTCTTGACAACGCGGCAAAAAGCGTTAGCACTAAACCGCTGGCTTCGTATCAACAACCTCACAGGTTTGCAGCACCCCGAGCGTTACCGAAACCTGAGGAACTGTCTTATCGGCCAGGCACTACGCCATGAGGATCATGActccatccccatcatctccagcgCCATCTTCTGTTGTATTGCTCGGAGGCTGGGCCTGCATGCCGAATGCTGCGCGTTCCCAACTCACGTTCACGCTATAGTCTTTGCGGAGCAGGGCAAAACTTTGGAAGGCGCCCCTGTTTCTCAGCCCAATGTGCCCCTGGAAAGGATGTACCTTGACCCTTATGGCTCGAGCGAGGAGGTGCCAATGGCCGACCTGCAGGCCATGCTTGCTCGGCTGGGATGGCAGACGAGCACCGATGTCTTCCTGGCTCCCGTGAGTCCTATTGCCATTGCGACGCGGACGGCACGAAACATCAGGGCTACGGCTGCCCGGGTGATGGAGGCCCGAGACCAGGCTGATCCTGGGCTCACACAGCTCATCACGGGCAACGACAGCACCAACATCGACGCCGCTCTCTACTCGGCGCTGTGGGCGTCCCTCCTCCTTACGCCGGCTGACGCCTTTGAGTGGGATGAAGCTTTGGAGCCCTTCCTGAATCGGTTCGCCAAGAGTTGGTGCGAAGACGCCTGGCTGGTTGAGAAGTACATCTTCCCCCGGTACGATCGCTTTGGTCCCTTCCGCGAGAGATTTATGAGGAACAATCCCCGCAGATGGGACAACCCGCGTGAGGTGCTTGGTCTCATCGACGAGCTGGACGAGCTTGCGCCCCCGGTCCTGCGCAGGAATGGAGGGAGGAAGCAGCCGGTGCTCTACAAGATCGGGCAAGTCTTCAAACACCGGCGGTACGGCTGGATCGGTGCTGTCAACGGTTGGACCGACCAGGGTACGCGAAGACTGCCCATGCCACACACCGTGGCCATTGACGAGACGCTCGACGATAACAGCGATACAGAACTACCGAACCTGGTGCGTCCTCGCAACCGGACGTTTTACACATGCGT CCGCACATCAGGACCCGAGAGGCACGTTGTCGCTGAAGACAacatcgtcctcatccaagACCCCAACGAGGTCCCCAAGAGCCTCTTCCCGCAAGCTGGCAAGTTCTTCAAGAGATTTGACGCCGATACGTGCAGCTTCGTGTCCAACATCACGGAGCAGTATCCCGACGACTGA
- a CDS encoding HET domain-containing protein — translation MHLLNTTSLKLEYFVGHEIPKHAILSHRWEAEEILFEDVQTDRWPQKKGIDKVKRACLRAKDDGFEYIWIDTCCIDKSSSAELSEAINSMFKWYHGSQVCYAYLCDVSIDETETFAKSEWFTRGWTLQELIAPQQVHFFDSQWKKIGDRLSLLDSIVKVTGIDRRVLGRGQHHRCCEGYENRRYKGFCRCVMNTSSGAFRQLLSSFSVATRMSWASRRVTKRVEDQAYALLGLFNVNMPLLYGEGTKAFRRLQEEIIRTSNDQSILASDFSLCFFLGATIRGGGLDVMDDAFGHLFPSQPRAFMSAADLERPSAFSKYLSMTLTNHRLNIDLQMCPCSWQDERIRWLKTGWLGILDCVYSDDYLPRPAILLDRLSSAEDDQDVFIRILMYHNASVRISPVALLDANKDVGISKRGLKVWFNPSHIKMMNIDLLLQAPTQAQGMRTPAIRINPVIGGHDDMTYRIRTSFPELEETPKGHIRDVTFSNTQEIGANRSGILAIHDGSRHGFFVAYGFLEHTITNPEARDSPEFGPWCRLLKWRRVVPDGEFIPKDDESANALKDIVQFNNSSRNNLPESGDDVHPHDSMDWPGRPGLRAQVAMTPNTFLGQTVYKLDISVWRIDGSSETQGSGHGGRGSHKRSSRRR, via the coding sequence ATGCATCTTTTGAATACAACTTCATTAAAACTTGAATACTTTGTGGGCCACGAAATCCCCAAGCACGCCATTCTGTCTCACAGATGGGAAGCTGAGGAGATCCTGTTCGAAGACGTCCAGACCGACCGGTGGCCTCAAAAGAAAGGCattgacaaggtcaagagaGCTTGCCTACGAGCCAAGGACGATGGTTTCGAGTACATCTGGATCGACACCTGCTGTATAGATAAAAGCAGCAGCGCCGAACTCTCCGAGGCTATCAATTCGATGTTTAAATGGTACCATGGTTCCCAAGTATGTTATGCATACTTGTGTGATGTTTCTATCGACGAGACGGAGACTTTTGCCAAGAGTGAATGGTTCACTCGAGGATGGACACTGCAAGAACTTATCGCCCCCCAACAAGTCCATTTCTTTGACAGTCAGTGGAAAAAGATCGGGGACCGCCTGTCCTTGCTCGACTCTATCGTCAAGGTAACAGGTATTGATCGACGAGTCCTTGGTCGAGGACAACACCACCGATGTTGTGAGGGCTACGAAAACCGGCGCTACAAAGGGTTTTGTCGATGCGTGATGAACACCAGCTCCGGGGCATTTCGTCAGCTACTTTCGTCATTCAGCGTGGCCACACGCATGTCATGGGCAAGCAGACGAGTTACGAAACGTGTGGAGGACCAAGCGTATGCCCTCCTAGGATTGTTCAACGTGAATATGCCCCTTCTGTACGGCGAGGGAACGAAAGCATTTCGGCGCCTTCAAGAAGAGATTATCCGGACTTCCAATGACCAGTCTATCCTCGCTAGCGACTTCTCGCTTTGTTTCTTCTTGGGTGCCACGATCCGTGGGGGAGGATTGGATGTGATGGACGACGCATTTGGCCACTTGTTTCCATCTCAGCCACGTGCATTCATGTCTGCCGCTGATCTGGAACGGCCAAGTGCATTCTCGAAATACCTGTCCATGACACTCACGAATCACCGTCTAAACATCGACTTGCAGATGTGTCCTTGCTCGTGGCAAGACGAACGAATACGTTGGCTGAAGACGGGGTGGCTAGGAATCCTGGACTGTGTCTATTCAGACGACTACCTGCCCCGGCCCGCGATCCTCCTGGACAGGCTGAGCTCCGCAGAAGACGACCAAGACGTCTTCATACGGATATTAATGTATCACAACGCTTCGGTTAGAATATCTCCGGTCGCGCTGCTAGACGCAAATAAAGATGTTGGAATTTCCAAAAGGGGACTGAAGGTATGGTTCAACCCAAGCCACATCAAGATGATGAATATCGATCTGTTGTTACAAGCTCCCACGCAAGCACAAGGAATGCGGACGCCCGCCATAAGGATCAACCCAGTTATTGGAGGTCACGATGACATGACATATCGGATCCGGACATCGTTTCCAGAGCTGGAAGAAACACCAAAAGGCCACATCCGCGATGTAACATTCTCGAATACCCAAGAAATAGGCGCAAACAGGTCTGGGATTCTCGCTATCCATGATGGGTCGAGGCACGGATTCTTCGTCGCATACGGCTTTTTAGAGCACACAATTACAAACCCGGAGGCACGGGATTCTCCCGAGTTTGGTCCCTGGTGTCGACTGTTGAAGTGGCGTCGAGTCGTCCCTGATGGAGAGTTTATCCCGAAAGATGACGAGTCCGCCAATGCCCTTAAAGACATTGTTCAGTTCAACAACTCCTCGCGTAACAATCTCCCGGAATCAGGCGATGATGTCCATCCTCATGACTCTATGGACTGGCCCGGAAGACCTGGTCTACGAGCCCAGGTAGCGATGACGCCGAACACGTTCCTGGGACAGACGGTGTACAAGCTGGATATTTCTGTTTGGAGAATTGACGGATCGTCAGAAACGCAAGGCTCAGGTCATGGTGGGAGAGGTTCCCACAAGAGGTCATCGCGGCGTCGATAA
- a CDS encoding Ubiquitin carboxyl-terminal hydrolase: MAYKHQTKNLKAASLGTKAPSMCYFTTVPASTPLPISCPHSPSEHLLREMTMEHETQTDKSPQCKDSQPSPPPPRRSWRLAAKPLKAADAPGTMGELRRNPKRKASEAANEVNHAISKESGQLLLNEALAPLSQEDIQEWEGWIALESEPAFFNIILRDLGVKDVKAQEIFTIDQDSLALLPQPVYGLVFLFQYVPGYDQVNEEEDISDVWFANQTTDNACATVAMLNIVMNADGLDLGDKLQDFKESTRNLNTALRGRQLSKNTFIRTIHNSFTRRMDHLNADLCLENEVSEAKTTKTRKRAAPRKGKRAPTRKKKVKSDYGFHFIAYVPAGGYVWELDGLQSKPNRLDHVPEGGDWTTVARPQIEGRMLQYEENQLSFNLLALCRSPLSAHTQTIARAAASLHHLHTQMQSDSTFSDLTSAESNPLDIRDESRLAEFNLKPKDITNLDIPEDLRAKIKLPDFDTSAAYELYQELVIEVKAAMGEYRAELMSKADDEQRVKGRKKDFGPALHKWMTKLAEKGVLEDVIKAS; encoded by the exons ATGGCGTACAAGCATCAAACAAAGAACCTGAAAGCCGCCTCGCTCGGTACCAAAGCACCCTCCATGTGCTACTTCACGACGGTGCCAGCTTCCACTCCGCTACCGATCTCTTGTCCTCACTCTCCCAGCGAACATCTACTGCGCGAAATGACCATGGAGCATGAGACACAAACTGACAAGTCGCCGCAGTGCAAAGACTCTCAACCAAGTCCCCCTCCTCCGCGTCGGTCTTGGCGTCTTGCCGCGAAGCCTCTAAAGGCTGCCGACGCGCCAGGGACGATGGGCGAACTGAGGCGAAACCCAAAGCGCAAGGCTAGCGAGGCCGCCAACGAGGTGAATCATGCCATCAGCAAGGAATCTGGGCAATTACTCCTCAATGAGGCGCTGGCGCCGCTATCTCAGGAGGACATCCAAGAGTGGGAGGGGTGGATAGCCCTCGAGTCGGAGCCG GCCTTTTTCAACATCATTCTACGAGATCTCGGTGTCAAGGACGTCAAGGCGCAAGAGATTTTCACAATTGATCAAGATTCTCTCGCGCTTCTACC GCAGCCAGTATACGGCTTAGTCTTTCTCTTTCAATATGTCCCTGGATACGATCAGGTAaacgaagaggaggatataAGTGACGTGTGGTTCGCAAACCAA ACAACCGACAATGCGTGTGCGACCGTCGCCATGCTGAACATCGTCATGAACGCCGACGGTCTTGATCTCGGTGACAAGCTACAAGATTTCAAGGAATCAACTAGAAACCTCAACACTGCCCTCCGTGGCCGTCAGCTCAGCAAGAATACCTTCATCCGCACCATCCATAACTCCTTTACCCGTCGCATGGATCACCTTAACGCCGATCTGTGCTTGGAAAATGAGGTTTCCGAAGCCAAGACCACAAAGACAAGAAAGCGTGCGGCGCCACGGAAAGGGAAGAGAGCACCCaccagaaagaagaaggtcaaGTCAGACTATGGGTTCCATTTCATCGCCTATGTTCCTGCGGGCGGATACGTCTGGGAGCTTGATGGCCTTCAAAGTAAACCGAACAGGCTGG ATCATGTACCTGAAGGCGGCGACTGGACTACTGTAGCAAGGCCCCAAATCGAAGGCCGGATGCTACAATACGAAGAGAACCAGCTCtccttcaacctcctcgcACTTTGCCGAAGCCCCCTTTCCGCACACACGCAAACCATTGCGCGCGCCGCTGCATCTCTTCACCATCTTCACACCCAAATGCAATCAGACTCTACCTTTTCAGACCTCACCTCCGCCGAGTCAAATCCTCTCGACATTAGAGATGAGAGCCGCCTTGCCGAGTTCAATCTCAAGCCGAAGGACATCACCAACTTGGACATTCCCGAAGACTTGCGGGCGAAAATCAAGCTGCCAGACTTCGACACCAGTGCTGCTTATGAGCTGTATCAGGAACTTGTCATAGAAGTCAAGGCCGCGATGGGCGAGTATCGCGCAGAACTGATGTCCAAAGCGGATGACGAACAACGTGTCAAGGGCCGCAAGAAAGACTTTGGCCCTGCCCTGCACAAGTGGATGACCAAGCTTGCCGAGAAGGGCGTGTTGGAGGACGTCATCAAGGCATCATGA